The following coding sequences lie in one Myxococcales bacterium genomic window:
- a CDS encoding serine/threonine protein kinase — protein MQIPPTRMHHDSVPMLPPDRTGMVLQDRYRIVRKLGEGGMGEVYEVHHEKIGKRLAIKCLHPQFSRDPKAVERFTREAHTATKVRNDHIVEVFDVGVLPDGCPYMLMEYLEGRELADVIEFEGPLAIGRVVRIVEQVCEALTAIHAQNVVHRDLKPQNILLIARKGNPDFVKILDFGVSKVGEAADNLLGSLTRTGALIGTPHYMAPEQSKGLRNTDHRADIYALGVIMYLALIGRVPFDGETLPDLIMNIMTQAPTPPTELRADIPRAFNDIVMKAFRKDPAERFNSAEELARAIAPFRNLEHQPTEADFSAAAFSTLRPIVPRTSDRPISEANEDFESISFIRAAPGGAPAPFVARLETPRAWVLGALGLAGLIAGGAYIVFGNQTNRFDAAMTSSAAETQALQMPARPARNDIPIPSAPALAQSSMEHPPEATSPLAAPSAAVERASSESKREVRVHISARPAQATITIDGKEYPNPLDTHRVRSLEPVAIDVRQPGYLSQRRIVIFDIDRNLVFDLKPVPSRIRASPRAPAKVAPSPPLPVPSPASPAPKTRRTRQLRTDF, from the coding sequence GTGCAAATACCACCCACCAGAATGCACCATGATTCGGTGCCGATGTTGCCGCCCGATCGCACCGGGATGGTGCTGCAAGATCGTTACCGCATCGTTCGCAAGCTAGGCGAAGGCGGCATGGGTGAAGTGTATGAAGTTCACCATGAGAAAATCGGCAAACGGCTGGCGATCAAATGCCTTCATCCTCAGTTCTCAAGAGATCCCAAAGCGGTCGAACGTTTCACGCGTGAGGCTCACACAGCCACGAAGGTGCGCAACGACCACATCGTGGAAGTATTCGACGTCGGAGTCCTGCCGGACGGCTGTCCTTATATGCTCATGGAATACCTTGAGGGACGAGAGCTTGCCGACGTGATCGAGTTCGAGGGCCCGCTCGCCATTGGCCGGGTGGTACGCATCGTGGAACAGGTCTGCGAAGCACTCACGGCGATTCACGCCCAAAACGTCGTGCATCGTGACCTCAAGCCCCAGAACATCCTATTGATCGCTCGCAAGGGAAACCCGGATTTCGTCAAAATCCTCGATTTCGGCGTCTCGAAGGTCGGGGAAGCCGCCGACAATCTATTGGGTAGCTTGACCCGCACCGGCGCACTGATTGGAACGCCCCATTACATGGCTCCTGAACAATCCAAGGGCCTGCGTAATACGGATCATCGGGCGGATATCTATGCCCTCGGCGTGATCATGTATTTGGCGTTGATTGGGCGCGTACCGTTCGATGGTGAGACGCTTCCCGATCTCATCATGAACATTATGACGCAGGCCCCCACCCCGCCCACCGAACTCAGGGCGGACATCCCCCGCGCGTTTAACGATATCGTGATGAAGGCATTCCGCAAAGACCCCGCTGAGCGTTTCAACTCGGCCGAGGAGCTCGCCCGTGCCATCGCGCCATTTCGTAACTTGGAACATCAACCGACTGAAGCCGACTTCAGCGCCGCTGCATTTAGCACATTGCGTCCCATCGTCCCTCGCACGTCGGATCGGCCCATCTCCGAAGCAAACGAGGATTTCGAGAGCATCTCGTTCATCCGTGCGGCGCCGGGCGGCGCGCCAGCGCCATTTGTCGCACGCCTCGAGACACCCCGCGCGTGGGTGCTGGGCGCCCTCGGCCTCGCGGGCCTGATTGCCGGTGGCGCGTACATCGTCTTTGGCAATCAAACAAATCGTTTCGACGCAGCGATGACGTCATCCGCCGCTGAAACTCAGGCTCTCCAGATGCCGGCAAGACCGGCTCGCAATGATATCCCGATTCCGTCGGCCCCAGCGTTAGCCCAGTCGAGCATGGAGCATCCGCCAGAAGCAACCTCGCCATTAGCAGCTCCGTCTGCGGCTGTAGAACGCGCTTCCTCCGAGTCCAAACGCGAAGTGCGTGTGCACATTTCCGCACGCCCCGCACAAGCGACCATCACCATTGACGGAAAAGAGTATCCGAACCCGCTCGATACCCATCGGGTACGGAGTCTCGAGCCCGTGGCGATTGATGTGCGACAGCCTGGATATTTAAGCCAGCGACGCATTGTCATTTTCGACATCGATCGCAATCTCGTTTTCGATCTGAAGCCCGTGCCGAGCCGCATCAGGGCTTCCCCCCGAGCGCCCGCCAAGGTGGCTCCATCACCCCCTCTACCCGTGCCGTCTCCCGCTTCGCCCGCACCGAAAACGCGCCGGACCCGTCAGCTGCGCACCGACTTCTAA
- a CDS encoding periplasmic heavy metal sensor: MIRKTTLGFLLSLGALALTPVVGLAETPPSDARPEWTPEQKLAHIKEMRGKMLREQVGLDETRAAKLEKSLASFDAEHLKYRTQMNDARHQTRALLDSKSTDEKAYRAQVNKQRAAFKQLHSLKEREWNRIAAELSPKEQALLLMSLGNMKHFGKKCCAKEGCCQAKAGQCGRCARPKPATPGGIMLPPPRRSPGASKQPVPVQGRRVAPGKIGPTTGPGPAPAK, encoded by the coding sequence ATGATACGAAAAACAACGCTCGGTTTTCTGCTGTCACTGGGCGCTCTCGCTTTGACGCCCGTGGTGGGTCTGGCCGAGACGCCGCCTTCTGATGCACGTCCGGAATGGACTCCTGAGCAAAAGCTCGCACATATTAAAGAAATGCGAGGCAAAATGCTGCGTGAGCAAGTGGGCCTCGACGAAACACGCGCAGCGAAGCTCGAAAAAAGCCTGGCGTCCTTCGATGCCGAGCATCTGAAGTATCGCACACAAATGAATGACGCCCGCCATCAGACGCGCGCGCTCTTGGACAGCAAGAGCACCGATGAAAAAGCCTATCGTGCCCAGGTAAACAAGCAGCGCGCAGCGTTCAAGCAGCTTCACTCGCTCAAAGAGCGCGAATGGAATCGCATCGCTGCTGAGCTATCACCCAAAGAGCAAGCACTCCTTCTCATGTCCCTCGGCAACATGAAGCACTTCGGCAAGAAGTGTTGCGCAAAAGAAGGCTGTTGCCAGGCCAAAGCCGGACAGTGCGGACGCTGCGCTCGGCCCAAGCCGGCAACGCCGGGGGGAATCATGCTGCCTCCTCCGCGAAGAAGCCCGGGCGCTTCAAAACAACCGGTGCCGGTTCAGGGACGCCGCGTCGCTCCAGGAAAGATTGGGCCCACCACAGGCCCTGGCCCCGCCCCTGCGAAGTAA
- a CDS encoding RNA polymerase sigma factor — MSHPQEASLLARAIAGDGLAYRQLIEPHLPLLYRIAGRHAADRALADDIVQEVLIIAYQKLRRFQPQASFKAYLAGIVVKKSHSIHRSAFRRRGREAMSQTLSEPEPDPAHCYEAKLMAAQLRGAIASLPAKQRQALLLRLDVNLSHAEIAHALSSSEASVRVLIHKATKRIAQMLATTEQEESYVPITKPIRTLAR; from the coding sequence ATGAGTCATCCCCAAGAAGCCAGCTTACTCGCGCGCGCCATTGCGGGCGATGGCCTCGCCTATCGGCAGCTCATCGAGCCGCATTTGCCGTTATTGTATCGCATCGCCGGGCGCCATGCGGCCGATCGCGCACTTGCGGACGACATTGTTCAAGAAGTCCTCATCATCGCCTATCAAAAACTCCGCCGTTTTCAACCGCAAGCGTCGTTCAAGGCCTACTTGGCGGGCATCGTGGTCAAGAAATCTCATAGCATTCATCGCTCGGCGTTTCGTCGCCGGGGGCGCGAAGCGATGTCACAAACGCTGTCAGAGCCCGAACCGGATCCGGCGCATTGCTATGAGGCGAAGCTTATGGCCGCCCAACTGCGCGGGGCTATCGCCAGCCTTCCGGCCAAACAGCGCCAGGCGCTATTGCTCCGTCTCGATGTAAACCTAAGCCATGCAGAAATCGCCCACGCATTGAGCAGCTCTGAAGCGTCGGTGCGCGTGTTAATCCACAAGGCCACCAAACGTATAGCCCAGATGCTTGCCACGACCGAACAGGAGGAAAGTTATGTGCCCATCACCAAGCCCATCCGAACGCTGGCTCGCTGA
- a CDS encoding TraB/GumN family protein — MSSHEFPQTVRRLSYRDKTIYIVGTAHVSKRSVEEVKHVIDTVMPDTVCVELDDLRYQTLIDTHRWRRLDLFQIIREKKVLFLIANLVLSAYQRRLGDLLGVRPGAELIAAIEKAHEHGLELVLADRDIQATLKRTWANLSLWKKSQLISVMTGAFFSAKDVSEEEIEKLKDRDVLNDAMAEFARTMPEVKVPLIDERDQYMMSTIQEAPGQTIVAVVGAGHVEGMVNHLGESVDRKALQVIPPPSIWATVLAWLIPALVLASFIWGYQKHAGQTLGAMLLAWCLPTSVGAALMTIGAGARAWTVVAAFFSSPLTTLNPAIGVGMVTGPIEAALRRPTIEDCENIQYVSTLKDWYQNRVTRVLLVVIFSSIGAAAGAFVGASWLVSLL, encoded by the coding sequence ATGTCATCACACGAATTTCCCCAGACTGTCAGAAGGCTCTCGTATCGCGATAAGACCATTTATATCGTCGGCACGGCGCACGTCTCCAAGCGCAGCGTCGAAGAGGTCAAGCACGTGATCGACACGGTGATGCCCGATACGGTGTGCGTGGAGCTGGACGATTTGCGCTACCAAACGTTGATCGACACCCACCGATGGCGTCGTCTTGATCTCTTCCAAATCATTCGCGAGAAGAAGGTGTTGTTTCTGATTGCCAATCTCGTTCTATCAGCCTATCAGCGGCGTCTCGGCGATCTGTTGGGCGTGCGGCCCGGCGCGGAGCTGATCGCAGCTATTGAGAAAGCCCACGAACATGGCCTTGAACTGGTGCTCGCGGATCGCGATATCCAAGCCACACTGAAACGCACCTGGGCCAACCTCTCTCTTTGGAAAAAATCTCAACTGATCTCAGTGATGACGGGAGCCTTTTTCTCCGCCAAGGATGTGAGCGAAGAAGAAATCGAAAAACTAAAGGACCGCGATGTGCTCAACGATGCCATGGCGGAGTTTGCCCGGACGATGCCAGAAGTTAAGGTGCCATTGATCGATGAACGTGACCAATACATGATGAGCACGATTCAGGAAGCTCCCGGCCAAACCATCGTGGCCGTTGTGGGCGCAGGACACGTCGAAGGCATGGTGAACCATCTCGGCGAATCGGTCGACCGCAAGGCGCTGCAGGTGATCCCGCCCCCGTCCATATGGGCCACGGTGCTCGCATGGCTTATTCCTGCCCTCGTGCTGGCCAGTTTCATCTGGGGCTACCAGAAGCATGCAGGGCAAACGCTTGGGGCCATGCTTTTGGCCTGGTGCCTGCCGACCAGCGTAGGAGCAGCGTTAATGACTATCGGTGCTGGGGCGCGTGCATGGACTGTGGTGGCGGCTTTTTTTTCTTCCCCCTTGACCACGCTCAATCCCGCCATCGGCGTCGGTATGGTGACCGGCCCGATTGAAGCGGCCCTCAGACGCCCCACTATCGAAGACTGCGAAAATATTCAGTATGTCAGCACTCTCAAAGACTGGTATCAAAACCGCGTCACACGTGTACTACTTGTGGTGATATTCTCATCCATTGGGGCCGCCGCTGGGGCATTTGTGGGAGCGAGTTGGTTGGTCTCCCTCCTATAA
- the greA gene encoding transcription elongation factor GreA has protein sequence MDKIPMTPEGHSALKDELRQLVEVERPKVSKEIGVAREHGDLRENAEYHAAKDKQGLIEARVAEIEDKLSRAEVIDTSLLSGEVVRFGAIVALEESDSGKAVEYRIVGPDESDIRGGSISVSSPLARAIIGKRAGEEVEVQAPGGKRFYEITAVRWR, from the coding sequence ATGGACAAGATACCCATGACACCCGAGGGCCACAGCGCGCTTAAGGACGAGCTGCGGCAACTTGTCGAAGTCGAACGGCCCAAGGTTTCAAAAGAAATTGGAGTGGCTCGCGAGCACGGTGATTTGCGCGAAAACGCCGAATACCATGCCGCGAAAGACAAACAGGGACTCATCGAGGCTCGGGTCGCCGAAATCGAGGACAAACTGTCGCGAGCCGAGGTCATTGACACGTCCTTACTTAGCGGTGAGGTGGTCCGTTTTGGTGCCATCGTGGCCCTCGAAGAGTCCGACTCTGGCAAGGCCGTGGAGTACCGAATCGTGGGCCCGGATGAATCGGATATCCGTGGTGGCTCGATTTCCGTGAGTTCTCCCTTGGCACGGGCAATCATCGGCAAACGTGCCGGCGAAGAAGTTGAGGTGCAGGCTCCCGGGGGCAAGCGCTTTTATGAGATCACGGCCGTTCGCTGGCGCTAA
- the recG gene encoding ATP-dependent DNA helicase RecG, producing the protein MRSRPFAGAKPRIGSSEALLDHGVECLQGIGRLSGAALRERGLNTVGDMLLLLPRCYVDERRTTPLTNLAPGIHQVTVGVVEQARRLFVRHRSMAEVVLGALPSDPSGPRARLMLRWYHAYPNQLNGFTPGSHVRASGRVSTGPGQLIMVHPSTEMLNLDTPESARIVTRYPDIASMGQKTLKKAVTDAVRRAAHQVISAVPASVSEREAIMPLADAICALHFPPEQLSDQEVEQLNHFCSVYHQRLAYEEFFLLELALHAQRKSRSPQEAMSLKAEKGVLHAARSAMPFKLSRAQERVIGDVSADMERQVPMRRLLQGDVGSGKTAVAMVAAAQAVRAGAQVAFMAPTEVLAEQHFSVLERFSAALGLRVRLVVGGVDASRRNQLAQELRDGVIDIAIGTHALIQGNYAFSKLGLVIVDEQHRFGVNQRLALVQKGDCSESSPHLLVITATPIPRSLALTLYGDLDVSVLDEMPPGRVRPITKLFGVDARDRALGILGKGLRSGGQAFVVCPSIEDSESLNVRSAERAFEELRGRLAPYEVGLLHGRLTYEQRQNVMAKFVEGQVQVLVSTTIIEVGVDVPRANVMLVEHAERFGLAQLHQLRGRIGRGGQVSACLLVHQATSSEALARLEVLARTSDGFEIAEEDLQQRGPGELLGRRQSGMPGFRFGNLKRDMDLWERARKEAQTVLAADPGLQAPAHRGAALALLRLKKASLTVVREEAG; encoded by the coding sequence ATGAGATCACGGCCGTTCGCTGGCGCTAAGCCAAGGATTGGCTCGTCAGAGGCCTTGCTCGACCACGGCGTTGAATGCCTTCAGGGAATAGGCCGTCTGAGCGGGGCCGCATTGCGGGAACGGGGGCTGAACACCGTCGGAGACATGCTGCTCTTGTTGCCGAGGTGCTACGTGGATGAGCGCCGCACGACACCGCTCACGAACCTAGCGCCGGGCATCCACCAAGTGACCGTCGGGGTTGTCGAGCAAGCACGGCGCCTTTTTGTCAGGCATCGGTCCATGGCCGAGGTGGTGTTAGGCGCACTGCCTTCGGATCCTTCTGGGCCGCGCGCCCGACTGATGTTGCGATGGTACCACGCCTATCCCAACCAATTAAACGGGTTTACGCCGGGCAGCCACGTGCGGGCAAGTGGAAGGGTCAGCACGGGCCCGGGGCAATTGATCATGGTGCATCCGAGCACCGAAATGCTAAATCTCGATACGCCCGAATCTGCGAGAATTGTCACGCGATATCCCGATATCGCCAGCATGGGACAGAAAACATTGAAGAAGGCCGTGACGGATGCTGTGAGACGTGCGGCACACCAAGTCATTTCGGCGGTGCCAGCTTCGGTTTCGGAGCGCGAGGCCATCATGCCGCTCGCTGATGCAATCTGCGCCCTACATTTCCCGCCGGAACAACTGAGTGACCAGGAAGTGGAGCAACTCAATCACTTTTGCAGTGTGTATCATCAGCGTTTGGCATACGAAGAATTTTTCCTGCTCGAACTCGCGCTGCATGCTCAACGCAAATCGCGTTCTCCACAGGAAGCAATGTCGCTAAAGGCAGAAAAGGGGGTGCTACACGCTGCCCGATCTGCGATGCCTTTCAAGCTCAGTAGGGCTCAGGAGCGGGTGATAGGTGACGTTTCGGCCGATATGGAGCGGCAGGTTCCCATGCGGCGTCTGTTGCAGGGCGATGTGGGCAGTGGCAAGACGGCAGTGGCCATGGTGGCAGCTGCGCAGGCGGTTCGCGCCGGTGCGCAGGTCGCGTTTATGGCGCCGACCGAAGTGCTCGCAGAGCAGCACTTTTCGGTGCTCGAGCGCTTCTCGGCTGCGCTCGGGTTGCGGGTGCGGTTGGTGGTGGGCGGGGTGGACGCATCTCGTCGCAATCAGTTGGCACAGGAGTTGCGCGACGGTGTCATCGACATCGCGATTGGGACACATGCGCTCATTCAGGGGAACTATGCCTTTAGCAAGTTGGGACTGGTGATTGTCGATGAGCAACACCGTTTCGGGGTCAACCAGCGGCTCGCACTCGTACAAAAAGGCGATTGCAGCGAGAGTAGTCCTCATCTGTTGGTCATTACGGCGACACCGATACCGCGCTCGCTGGCGTTGACGTTGTATGGGGACTTGGACGTGAGCGTTTTGGATGAAATGCCGCCGGGCCGCGTACGGCCCATCACGAAACTGTTCGGGGTAGATGCGCGTGATCGTGCATTGGGTATATTGGGCAAAGGGCTAAGGAGCGGTGGACAGGCTTTTGTGGTCTGCCCTTCGATCGAAGACTCCGAATCTCTGAACGTGCGCTCCGCCGAGCGGGCGTTCGAGGAGCTTCGGGGTCGCTTGGCTCCCTATGAAGTGGGCCTGCTGCACGGGCGCCTGACATATGAGCAGCGTCAGAACGTCATGGCCAAGTTTGTTGAGGGGCAGGTTCAGGTCTTGGTATCCACGACGATTATCGAGGTGGGCGTTGATGTGCCCCGGGCTAACGTCATGCTCGTGGAGCATGCGGAGCGTTTTGGGCTGGCCCAGCTCCATCAGCTACGAGGCCGAATCGGTCGCGGAGGGCAGGTGAGCGCGTGCTTGTTGGTGCATCAGGCCACTTCGTCAGAAGCGTTGGCGAGGCTCGAGGTTCTGGCGCGAACCTCAGATGGATTCGAGATTGCAGAGGAGGATTTGCAGCAGCGGGGACCGGGCGAACTCCTTGGACGACGCCAATCGGGCATGCCCGGCTTTCGCTTTGGCAATCTAAAACGGGATATGGACCTGTGGGAGCGTGCGCGCAAGGAGGCACAGACCGTGTTGGCTGCAGATCCAGGCCTGCAGGCGCCGGCCCATCGCGGGGCCGCCCTGGCGCTTTTGCGCTTGAAAAAAGCCTCCCTGACGGTGGTGCGCGAAGAGGCGGGCTAA
- a CDS encoding sulfatase-like hydrolase/transferase, whose product MDSARPRLHAIRNAARSHVFIGALAFGAVEILITFAKGYRYFLGWHDVFVYVVTALLVAGACVRGAQLVVSMLLGRRMAKCSLNRKRRGAIALAVFAACALVLDGTLYVRLYAKWHALLTLGAVFGIAAAIPLWQRPDQAQPFGARGGHGRGMTRHVAGFGLSFALGAIALFWLNVGAPNASWVARDYAVLTGKLIAWLPSATGPEVLHPSLARGPDKRVRHRVSTGGIDLSGSDVLLVTVDALRADCLSEKGGGRNAPYLDALAKQSMVFRRAYTPSPNTSYALSSLLTGKYARSLDRLGGNINASVTLADILNRAGYQTAAFYPPAMFAVDGHKLAELRARGFGFRYTKETSSNAETRVQELAAFMSHADARPVFAWVHFLEPHEPYEPTARFYRGDSQKERYAAEVARADKAIHMLVDRFGQREKGMLLILSADHGEEFNEHGGQYHGSTLYDEQARVPLLWFAPGHIKPQASDVPVELVDVATTLLSLLGLPSDPRMAGDDWSGVIGGGPPPATHLAFAEIKNLRMAFDGRYKAICLSDLNRCQLFDIMRDPTEMHNLALDMPERSKEMAQELAAFYAALPAQEQLRFEDETAWPEAMARARLGDASAAPALMPLLGDDSPGMRAAAVRELGMLGYDAARSPLKTLVRSDRSLRVRAESALALVRLKDHTQIPSLRAYLSQPQVLNEAWSGQYVREAALTLGETGDRAAGSILIELARDENEDLERREVAIVILGRLKLPQALDALIPLLADGHLGVRAAGALGMIGGKRAEQALRKQLEREPYPQARAAQQKALLRIQAKQ is encoded by the coding sequence GTGGATTCTGCCCGCCCACGGTTGCATGCGATAAGAAACGCGGCGCGGTCGCATGTGTTCATCGGAGCCTTGGCGTTTGGCGCCGTTGAAATCCTGATCACTTTTGCCAAAGGCTATCGGTATTTTCTTGGGTGGCACGACGTTTTCGTTTACGTGGTGACTGCGTTGCTTGTCGCGGGCGCGTGCGTACGCGGGGCGCAGCTGGTGGTGTCTATGCTGCTAGGCCGCAGGATGGCGAAATGCTCCTTAAACCGCAAGCGGCGGGGCGCCATCGCCTTGGCAGTATTTGCCGCGTGTGCGCTCGTGCTGGACGGCACCCTGTATGTGCGTTTGTATGCTAAGTGGCACGCGCTCCTCACTCTAGGTGCGGTCTTCGGAATCGCGGCGGCGATCCCCCTTTGGCAGAGACCCGATCAGGCGCAGCCTTTCGGCGCAAGAGGGGGACACGGTCGCGGGATGACAAGGCATGTGGCAGGCTTCGGGCTGAGCTTTGCACTTGGAGCTATCGCGCTTTTTTGGTTAAATGTCGGCGCGCCAAACGCGAGTTGGGTTGCGCGTGATTATGCGGTGCTTACGGGAAAGCTTATCGCGTGGCTGCCATCTGCCACTGGGCCCGAGGTGCTCCATCCTTCGTTGGCACGGGGCCCGGATAAACGTGTCCGCCACCGCGTTTCAACGGGCGGGATCGACCTGAGCGGAAGTGACGTGCTCTTGGTCACAGTCGATGCATTGCGCGCGGATTGTCTTTCGGAAAAGGGTGGTGGCAGGAACGCTCCCTACCTTGATGCGCTTGCCAAACAGAGCATGGTCTTTCGCCGCGCCTACACACCGTCGCCCAATACCTCCTATGCCTTGAGTAGCTTGTTGACGGGCAAATACGCGCGCTCGCTCGATAGGCTGGGCGGGAATATCAATGCGTCTGTCACGCTCGCCGACATCCTCAATCGCGCGGGTTACCAAACGGCGGCATTCTACCCACCAGCCATGTTTGCTGTGGATGGTCATAAGCTTGCTGAACTGCGTGCCAGGGGTTTCGGTTTTCGTTACACAAAGGAAACGTCAAGCAATGCCGAGACGCGGGTTCAGGAGCTCGCTGCGTTTATGAGCCACGCAGATGCGCGTCCGGTATTTGCGTGGGTGCATTTCCTTGAGCCTCATGAACCCTACGAGCCAACCGCGAGATTTTATCGCGGGGATAGCCAAAAAGAGCGCTATGCGGCCGAGGTTGCAAGGGCGGATAAAGCGATACATATGCTTGTGGATCGCTTCGGCCAGCGCGAGAAGGGCATGCTTTTGATATTGAGTGCCGATCATGGTGAGGAGTTTAACGAACATGGAGGCCAATACCACGGGAGTACACTCTATGATGAACAGGCGCGGGTGCCTTTGCTGTGGTTTGCGCCAGGTCACATCAAACCCCAAGCGAGTGATGTGCCGGTGGAGCTTGTGGACGTTGCGACCACGCTCCTTTCACTGTTGGGTTTGCCGTCCGATCCACGTATGGCGGGAGATGATTGGAGCGGAGTGATCGGAGGGGGCCCGCCACCTGCGACTCACCTCGCCTTTGCCGAAATCAAGAATCTGCGCATGGCGTTTGACGGCCGCTATAAAGCGATATGTCTTTCGGATCTCAACCGATGCCAACTGTTTGACATAATGCGGGATCCCACGGAGATGCACAATCTCGCTCTTGACATGCCGGAACGCTCCAAAGAGATGGCGCAAGAGCTTGCCGCATTTTACGCGGCGCTTCCTGCACAAGAACAGCTGCGGTTTGAGGACGAGACCGCGTGGCCCGAAGCCATGGCGCGTGCGCGGCTGGGCGATGCGTCCGCGGCGCCCGCGCTAATGCCGCTGCTCGGTGACGATAGTCCCGGGATGCGGGCTGCGGCCGTTCGGGAGCTGGGCATGCTGGGTTATGATGCTGCCCGCTCGCCGCTCAAGACGCTCGTGCGTTCCGATCGGTCTTTGCGCGTGCGGGCCGAATCGGCCCTTGCCCTTGTGCGGCTAAAGGACCACACGCAGATTCCTTCGCTGCGGGCATACCTGAGCCAACCGCAGGTTTTAAATGAAGCCTGGTCCGGCCAATATGTGCGGGAGGCGGCGTTGACATTGGGAGAAACCGGCGACAGAGCTGCAGGTTCGATTCTCATCGAGTTGGCTCGTGATGAGAACGAAGATCTCGAGCGCCGCGAGGTGGCCATAGTCATCTTGGGTCGCCTGAAGCTCCCTCAAGCCTTGGATGCCTTGATTCCCCTTTTAGCCGACGGGCATCTCGGTGTGAGGGCAGCTGGTGCGCTCGGTATGATAGGCGGCAAGCGTGCTGAACAGGCGCTACGGAAACAGCTTGAGCGCGAACCTTACCCCCAGGCCCGAGCGGCCCAGCAAAAGGCGCTCTTGAGGATACAGGCAAAGCAGTAA
- a CDS encoding succinylglutamate desuccinylase/aspartoacylase family protein, which yields MRVELIHDGTGQPIAVPVVVARGTRSGPVFGITAAIHGNELNGIPVIHRLLRSIDLAQLRGTIVCVVVVNVPGFLNHERYFVDGSDLNHIMPGKPDGSVAEVYAFRLQERIIHCFDYLVDLHTASFGRANSLYVRADMTHEISAKMAYLQRPQIILHNPASDYTLRGAAMQLGIPSITVEIRDPQRFQVEYIRRSLVGLRSLLSEVHMLPKRPVSLGPEPVLCEHSNWLYTQHGGLLDVLPSVMDHVKKGEIVARITDIYGDRTAEYRCPTAGIVIGKSVNPVAQTGSRILHLGIIWKGKTAMFHRRHAAQA from the coding sequence CTGCGCGTCGAGCTAATCCATGATGGCACCGGCCAGCCTATCGCTGTGCCCGTAGTCGTGGCTCGCGGGACGCGTTCCGGACCCGTTTTTGGTATCACCGCGGCCATTCACGGCAACGAGCTCAACGGCATCCCGGTTATTCATCGCCTTCTGCGCTCGATAGACCTCGCTCAGCTGCGAGGCACCATCGTATGCGTCGTCGTCGTCAATGTTCCTGGATTTCTCAATCACGAGCGTTACTTCGTGGACGGCAGCGATCTCAACCACATCATGCCTGGCAAACCGGACGGCAGCGTCGCGGAAGTCTACGCCTTTCGTTTGCAGGAACGCATCATCCATTGTTTCGATTACTTGGTTGACCTACATACCGCAAGTTTCGGACGCGCGAACTCTCTTTATGTGCGGGCGGATATGACGCATGAGATCAGCGCCAAAATGGCCTACTTGCAGCGTCCACAAATTATCCTTCACAATCCCGCCTCGGACTACACGCTTCGCGGCGCTGCGATGCAACTCGGTATTCCGTCCATTACCGTGGAAATTCGCGATCCACAGCGGTTTCAGGTGGAATACATTCGCCGCTCGCTGGTCGGATTGAGGAGCTTGCTCTCTGAGGTGCACATGCTCCCTAAGCGCCCCGTCTCCCTTGGCCCAGAACCCGTCCTCTGCGAGCACTCGAATTGGTTATACACGCAACATGGTGGATTGCTTGATGTCCTGCCCAGTGTGATGGATCACGTTAAAAAGGGCGAAATCGTGGCGCGAATAACGGATATTTACGGGGATCGCACCGCGGAGTATCGCTGTCCAACTGCGGGAATCGTCATTGGCAAGTCCGTCAACCCAGTTGCCCAAACGGGTTCGCGAATATTGCACCTTGGTATCATTTGGAAGGGCAAAACTGCGATGTTCCATCGGCGCCATGCGGCTCAGGCATGA